The following proteins are encoded in a genomic region of Lactiplantibacillus plantarum:
- the phoU gene encoding phosphate signaling complex protein PhoU — MRRLFDDELNDIDANFTEMGMMVSETIEKAVKAFIDHDRDLAQEIIDNDAKINQREVELEQKSFEMIALYQPVTSDLREIVTILKAVSELERMADYARNIAHATIRVKGNVRVPEIEAALSEMGNRVRKMVEEMLAAYVKSDDQEARRVAAKDAKVGEMYDRINEKGISKMERHPETVIGSTDYLNVATYLMRIGALVTNIGEWIVYLNTGEIIELNPESSNLV; from the coding sequence ATGCGACGACTTTTTGATGATGAACTAAACGATATTGATGCAAACTTCACTGAAATGGGAATGATGGTTAGCGAGACGATTGAAAAGGCAGTCAAGGCGTTTATCGACCATGACCGCGACCTCGCACAAGAAATCATTGATAATGATGCTAAAATCAACCAACGGGAAGTTGAACTAGAACAGAAATCATTTGAGATGATTGCGTTATACCAACCCGTCACTTCTGATTTGCGAGAAATTGTCACCATTTTGAAAGCCGTCTCTGAATTGGAACGGATGGCCGATTATGCACGTAATATTGCTCACGCTACGATTCGGGTCAAAGGAAATGTGCGCGTCCCTGAAATTGAAGCAGCGTTATCAGAAATGGGGAATCGCGTGCGAAAGATGGTCGAAGAGATGTTGGCAGCTTACGTCAAAAGTGATGATCAGGAAGCACGCCGGGTCGCAGCTAAAGACGCAAAAGTCGGGGAGATGTATGATCGTATTAATGAGAAGGGGATCTCCAAGATGGAGCGCCATCCTGAGACGGTCATCGGTTCCACGGATTACCTGAATGTTGCAACTTACCTAATGCGCATCGGGGCGTTAGTAACTAATATTGGTGAGTGGATCGTGTATTTGAATACTGGTGAGATTATCGAATTGAATCCAGAAAGTTCTAATTTAGTGTAA
- the pstB gene encoding phosphate ABC transporter ATP-binding protein PstB, with translation MADNTMTTTQRNIMAFDPKDHEIALSTEDLHVFYGKSEAISEGDLQFERYKISALIGPSGSGKSTYLRSLNRMNDRIATVKGKIMYRGLDINSNDIDVYEMRRHIGMVFQRPNPFAKSIYENIAFALRQRGMNKKQDLDEIVERSLRQAAMWDQVKDDLNKSALALSGGQQQRLCIARAIAIKPDILLLDEPASALDPVSTSQIEDTLLELKQNYTIIIVTHNMQQASRISDYTAFFNLGKVLEYSETGEIFTNPQVDLTNDYISGNFG, from the coding sequence TCATGGCGTTTGATCCTAAAGATCATGAAATCGCGCTTTCAACTGAGGATTTACACGTCTTTTATGGTAAATCCGAGGCTATTTCAGAGGGCGATTTACAGTTTGAACGTTATAAGATTAGTGCGTTGATTGGCCCATCCGGTTCCGGAAAGTCAACCTACTTGCGTTCGCTAAACCGAATGAATGACCGTATTGCAACGGTTAAGGGCAAAATTATGTATCGCGGCTTAGATATTAACAGTAATGATATTGATGTCTATGAGATGCGCCGGCACATTGGCATGGTGTTTCAACGGCCTAATCCGTTTGCCAAATCAATCTATGAGAATATTGCTTTTGCACTCCGCCAGCGCGGAATGAACAAGAAACAAGACTTGGATGAAATTGTTGAACGGTCTTTACGGCAAGCGGCGATGTGGGACCAAGTTAAAGATGACTTAAATAAAAGTGCGTTAGCTCTGTCTGGCGGGCAGCAACAACGACTCTGTATTGCTCGGGCAATTGCAATCAAGCCAGACATTTTACTGCTCGATGAACCAGCGAGTGCTTTGGATCCAGTATCGACAAGTCAAATTGAAGATACTTTGTTAGAACTAAAGCAGAATTATACCATTATTATTGTGACGCATAATATGCAACAAGCATCTCGAATTAGCGACTATACCGCGTTCTTTAACCTCGGCAAAGTCCTAGAATACTCAGAGACCGGTGAGATTTTTACCAATCCTCAGGTTGATCTGACGAATGACTATATTTCCGGAAACTTTGGATAG
- the pstB gene encoding phosphate ABC transporter ATP-binding protein PstB translates to MSTILTTENLSLFYGKKEALKGINIDFDDKGITALIGPSGCGKSTFLRCLNRMNDLIPNVTITGEVNFNGHNIYAPTTDTVQLRKEIGMVFQQPNPFPFSIYENVIYGLRLAGVHDKERLDAAVEKSLKQAAIWDEVKDRLHANALSLSGGQQQRVCIARVLAVEPDIILLDEATSALDPISSRMIEETLLNLRQDYTIITVTHNMQQASRISDRTAFFLNGELIEVNDTKQIFMNPVKQETNDYISGRFG, encoded by the coding sequence ATGAGTACAATTTTAACGACCGAGAACTTATCATTATTTTATGGTAAAAAAGAGGCCCTCAAAGGAATTAACATTGATTTTGATGATAAAGGAATCACGGCTTTGATTGGGCCCTCTGGCTGTGGTAAATCCACCTTTTTACGTTGCTTGAACCGGATGAACGATCTGATTCCTAATGTAACGATCACGGGTGAGGTGAACTTCAATGGTCACAATATTTATGCGCCCACGACCGATACGGTTCAATTGCGTAAAGAAATCGGCATGGTGTTTCAACAGCCGAATCCCTTTCCATTCTCAATTTATGAGAATGTCATTTACGGGTTACGGTTGGCAGGAGTCCATGATAAAGAACGCTTAGACGCGGCGGTAGAAAAAAGTCTGAAGCAGGCTGCAATTTGGGATGAAGTTAAGGACCGGTTGCATGCCAATGCGCTATCATTGTCTGGTGGGCAACAACAACGGGTTTGTATCGCACGCGTCCTAGCCGTCGAACCTGATATTATCCTTTTAGACGAGGCCACTAGTGCACTTGATCCGATATCGAGTCGGATGATTGAAGAAACCCTATTGAATTTGCGCCAGGATTACACTATCATAACTGTTACGCATAACATGCAACAGGCGTCACGAATTTCTGACCGAACGGCGTTTTTCCTGAATGGTGAATTAATTGAGGTCAACGACACGAAACAGATTTTCATGAATCCAGTTAAACAGGAAACCAATGACTATATTTCAGGACGATTTGGTTAG